The following proteins are co-located in the Pseudomonas antarctica genome:
- a CDS encoding DEAD/DEAH box helicase, with protein MPLTSSLTKPLAPSWANRFKEQSLERGRRYALENRVRIVESGDSTIVASCEGSGGNVYRQTISLRESAKGTLILVDSRCTCPVHTNCKHIAAVLLKVQETLAYPAAAQDAELLEKLQAVLDNRVVLPQVVMEEVRPVPRLWLASVEFSAFEPRNGKMQRYIQHRAALSFNYLGNYVSGQKNADIIVRQDTQSLRIKRHPELEQPYREQLRLLGFKIATRQSKALPESAGELFEMVNDSAWLNFTLNASPALRAEGWELQIDEDFGFDLSAVDDWYATVDEGPERDWFDLELGIIVNGERLSLLPILLNLMRSHTEILNPEKLARRRDDELILVNIPGLPNGHGPLQVALPYGRLKPVLATLGEFYLQETGTTTLRLAKADAIRLNPLEDLPLQWEGGEKIRNFAQRLRDIKDFSCVAPEGLNATLRPYQLEGLSWMQSLRQLEVGGILADDMGLGKTLQTLAHILTEKAAGRLDRPCMVVMPTSLIPNWLDEAAHFTPQLKVQALYGATRKKHFANLQDYDLLLTTYALLPKDIEPLAALPLHILILDEAQYIKNPNSKAAQAARELNARQRLCLSGTPLENHLGELWSLFHFLLPGWLGDVKSFNRDYRVPIEKRASDVRLQHLNGRIKPFLLRRTKEQVATELPPKTEIIHWVDLNEAQRDVYETMRLAMDKKVRDEITRKGVARSQIIILEALLKLRQVCCDLRLVNDATLPARGSSSGKLDSLMEMLEELFSEGRRILLFSQFTSMLSLIEAELKKRGVAYALLTGQTRDRRTPVKDFQSGKLQIFLISLKAGGVGLNLTEADTVIHYDPWWNPATENQATDRAYRIGQEKPVFVYKMIARGTVEEKIQHLQKEKSDLAAGVLDGRKTGDWQLGNEDIEALFAPLPHKQEKR; from the coding sequence ATGCCCCTGACGTCGTCGTTGACCAAACCCCTGGCCCCTTCGTGGGCCAACCGCTTTAAAGAGCAAAGCCTTGAGCGCGGGCGGCGCTACGCCCTGGAAAACCGCGTGCGTATCGTCGAGTCCGGCGACAGCACCATCGTGGCCAGTTGCGAAGGCTCGGGCGGTAACGTTTACCGGCAGACCATCTCGCTGCGCGAATCGGCCAAAGGCACGCTGATCCTGGTGGACAGCCGCTGCACGTGCCCGGTGCACACCAACTGCAAACATATCGCGGCGGTGTTGCTCAAGGTCCAGGAAACCCTGGCCTACCCGGCGGCGGCGCAGGATGCCGAACTGCTGGAAAAGCTCCAGGCCGTGCTGGATAACCGCGTGGTGTTGCCGCAAGTGGTGATGGAAGAAGTGCGGCCCGTGCCGCGCCTGTGGCTGGCCAGTGTTGAGTTCAGCGCGTTTGAACCGCGCAATGGCAAGATGCAGCGCTATATCCAGCACCGTGCCGCGCTGTCATTCAACTACCTGGGTAACTATGTCAGCGGGCAGAAGAACGCCGATATCATCGTGCGCCAGGACACCCAGAGCCTGCGCATCAAGCGCCACCCGGAGCTGGAGCAGCCTTATCGCGAGCAATTGCGCCTGCTGGGCTTCAAGATCGCCACGCGCCAGAGCAAGGCGTTGCCGGAGAGTGCCGGCGAATTGTTTGAGATGGTCAATGACAGCGCCTGGCTGAACTTTACCCTTAACGCATCGCCAGCCCTGCGCGCCGAGGGTTGGGAACTGCAGATCGATGAGGATTTCGGCTTCGACCTGAGCGCCGTCGACGACTGGTACGCGACGGTCGACGAGGGCCCGGAGCGTGACTGGTTCGACCTGGAACTGGGCATCATCGTCAATGGTGAGCGCCTGAGCCTGTTGCCGATCCTGCTGAACCTGATGCGCTCGCACACCGAGATCCTCAACCCGGAAAAACTTGCCCGGCGCCGCGATGACGAGCTGATCCTGGTGAATATTCCCGGCCTGCCCAACGGCCACGGCCCGCTGCAGGTGGCACTGCCCTACGGCCGATTGAAACCGGTGCTGGCCACCCTCGGCGAGTTTTACCTGCAGGAAACCGGCACCACCACCTTGCGCCTGGCCAAGGCCGATGCGATTCGCCTCAACCCGCTGGAAGACCTGCCGCTGCAATGGGAAGGCGGCGAGAAGATCCGCAACTTCGCCCAGCGCCTGCGCGACATCAAGGATTTCAGCTGTGTGGCGCCCGAGGGTTTGAACGCGACCTTACGCCCCTACCAGCTGGAAGGTTTGAGCTGGATGCAGTCGCTGCGCCAACTCGAGGTGGGCGGGATTCTCGCGGATGACATGGGCCTGGGTAAAACCCTGCAAACCCTGGCGCATATTCTTACTGAGAAAGCCGCCGGGCGCCTCGACCGGCCATGCATGGTGGTGATGCCCACCAGCCTGATCCCGAACTGGCTCGACGAAGCGGCGCACTTCACGCCGCAACTCAAGGTGCAGGCGCTGTATGGCGCAACGCGCAAAAAGCACTTCGCCAACCTGCAGGACTATGACCTGCTGCTGACCACGTATGCATTGCTGCCCAAGGACATCGAACCGCTCGCCGCCCTGCCCTTGCACATACTGATTCTCGATGAAGCCCAGTACATCAAGAACCCCAACAGCAAGGCCGCCCAGGCGGCCCGCGAGCTGAATGCGCGCCAGCGCCTGTGCCTGAGTGGCACACCGCTGGAAAACCACTTGGGCGAGCTGTGGTCGCTGTTTCACTTCCTGCTGCCGGGCTGGCTGGGTGACGTAAAAAGCTTCAATCGCGATTACCGCGTGCCCATCGAAAAACGCGCCAGTGACGTGCGCTTGCAGCACCTCAACGGTCGGATAAAACCCTTCCTGCTGCGGCGCACCAAGGAACAGGTGGCAACGGAACTGCCGCCCAAGACCGAGATCATCCATTGGGTTGACCTCAATGAGGCCCAGCGCGACGTGTACGAGACCATGCGCCTGGCCATGGATAAAAAAGTGCGCGACGAAATCACCCGTAAAGGCGTCGCGCGCAGCCAGATCATCATTCTTGAAGCGCTGCTCAAGCTGCGCCAGGTGTGCTGCGACCTGCGCCTGGTCAACGACGCCACCCTGCCCGCCCGGGGCAGCAGCTCGGGCAAGCTGGACAGCCTGATGGAAATGCTCGAAGAACTGTTTTCCGAAGGGCGCCGGATTCTGCTGTTCTCCCAGTTCACCTCAATGCTCAGCCTGATCGAAGCCGAACTGAAAAAACGCGGCGTGGCCTACGCACTGCTGACCGGCCAGACCCGCGACCGGCGCACGCCAGTGAAGGATTTCCAGAGCGGCAAGCTGCAGATTTTTCTGATCAGCTTGAAGGCTGGCGGCGTGGGCTTGAACCTGACCGAAGCCGACACGGTGATCCACTACGACCCATGGTGGAACCCGGCCACGGAAAACCAGGCCACCGACCGAGCGTATCGCATCGGGCAGGAGAAGCCGGTGTTCGTCTACAAAATGATTGCCCGGGGCACGGTGGAGGAGAAAATCCAACACCTGCAGAAGGAAAAATCCGACTTGGCGGCAGGTGTGCTGGACGGACGCAAGACGGGGGATTGGCAGTTGGGCAACGAGGATATCGAGGCGTTGTTTGCGCCGTTGCCCCACAAGCAAGAGAAGCGCTGA
- a CDS encoding CsiV family protein: MRLFRILSLLLVVVAPSAFADSPYLVEMILVRQNAEPVISSRAAPENWDAGASRLPADKISPPRLGNIVDKLSADNSYTVLLHRAWDQNLGEQPVKLAISDGQEQFGQFPIEGTLNLQLGRFTDIDADFWINQFDANGSVIASEHLSQQDVRTKNNQLNYLDGGHLALLIKITSLTAKPPSAPPPDIQD, translated from the coding sequence ATGCGCCTGTTCCGCATTTTGAGCTTGTTATTGGTGGTCGTTGCCCCTTCGGCGTTTGCCGACAGCCCGTACCTGGTGGAAATGATCCTGGTCCGCCAGAACGCCGAGCCGGTTATCAGTAGCCGCGCGGCGCCGGAAAACTGGGACGCCGGGGCTTCACGGTTGCCTGCGGACAAAATCAGCCCGCCGCGGTTGGGCAACATCGTCGACAAACTCAGCGCCGACAACAGTTACACCGTGCTGCTGCACCGGGCCTGGGACCAGAACCTGGGCGAACAACCGGTGAAACTGGCCATCAGCGATGGCCAGGAACAGTTCGGCCAATTTCCCATCGAAGGTACCCTGAACCTGCAACTGGGGCGCTTTACCGACATCGACGCCGACTTCTGGATCAACCAGTTCGACGCCAACGGTAGCGTCATTGCCAGCGAACACCTGAGCCAGCAAGACGTGCGCACCAAAAACAATCAGCTCAACTACCTGGACGGCGGCCACCTCGCCCTGCTGATCAAGATCACTTCGCTGACCGCCAAACCACCCAGCGCGCCACCGCCCGACATCCAGGACTGA
- the mfd gene encoding transcription-repair coupling factor yields the protein MPVLRLPLLPAAAGKQHWGNLPGAALSLAIAEAASAAKRFTLLLTADSQSAERLEQELSFFAPDLPVLHFPDWETLPYDLFSPHQDIISQRIASLYRLPELAHGVLVVPITTALHRLAPTKFLLGSSLVLDVGQKLDVEQMRTRLEASGYRCVDTVYEHGEFAVRGALIDLFPMGSKLPYRIDLFDDEIETLRTFDPDNQRSIDKVDSIKLLPAREFPLQKDAVTRFKARFRERFDVDFRRCPIFQDLSSGITPAGIEYYLPLFFDETSTLFDYLPQDTQVFSLPGIEQAAENFWNDVRSRYEERRVDPSRPLLPPAELFLPVEDCFARLKNWPRVVASQQDVDAGSGRERFPAGTLPDLAIQAKATQPLEALSNFLGDFPGRVLFTAESAGRREVLLELLERLKLRPKTVDSWPDFVASKERLAITIAPLDEGLLLDDPALALIAESPLFGQRVMQRRRREKRADANNDAVIKNLTELREGAPVVHIDHGVGRYLGLQTLEIDNQAAEFLTMEYAEGAKLYVPVASLHLIARYTGSDDALAPLHRLGSETWQKAKRKAAEQVRDVAAELLDIYARRAAREGYAFADPKADYATFSAGFAFEETPDQQTTIEAVRADMLAPKPMDRLVCGDVGFGKTEVAMRAAFIAVHGGKQVAILVPTTLLAQQHYNSFRDRFADWPVSVEVMSRFKSAKEVNAAVADLAEGKIDIVIGTHKLLSDDVKIKNLGLVIIDEEHRFGVRQKEQLKNLRSEVDILTLTATPIPRTLNMAVSGMRDLSIIATPPARRLSVRTFVMEQNKSTVKEALLRELLRGGQVYYLHNDVKTIEKCAADLAELVPEARIAIGHGQMRERDLEQVMSDFYHKRFNVLIASTIIETGIDVPSANTIIIERADKFGLAQLHQLRGRVGRSHHQAYAYLLTPPRQQITGDAEKRLEAIANTQDLGAGFVLATNDLEIRGAGELLGDGQSGQIQAVGFTLYMEMLERAVKAIRKGEQPNLDQPLGGGPEINLRLPALIPEDYLPDVHARLILYKRIASATDEDGLKDLQVEMIDRFGLLPEPTKNLVRLTLLKLQAEQLGIKKVDAGPQGGRIEFEAQTPVDPLVLIKLIQGQPNRYKFEGATLFKFMVPMERAEERFNTLEALFERLIPKSA from the coding sequence GTGCCCGTTCTGCGTCTACCGCTTCTCCCTGCCGCGGCAGGTAAACAGCACTGGGGCAACCTGCCCGGTGCCGCCCTGAGCCTGGCCATTGCCGAGGCTGCCAGCGCAGCCAAGCGCTTTACCCTGCTGCTCACCGCCGACAGCCAAAGCGCCGAGCGGCTGGAGCAGGAGCTGAGCTTCTTCGCCCCCGATTTGCCGGTGCTGCATTTTCCCGACTGGGAAACCCTGCCCTACGATCTGTTCTCGCCGCACCAGGACATCATCTCCCAGCGCATCGCCAGCCTTTACCGCTTGCCGGAACTGGCCCACGGCGTGCTGGTGGTGCCGATCACCACGGCCCTGCATCGCCTGGCACCGACCAAGTTCCTGCTGGGCAGCAGCCTGGTGCTGGATGTCGGCCAGAAGCTCGACGTGGAACAGATGCGCACGCGCCTCGAGGCCAGCGGCTACCGCTGCGTCGACACGGTGTACGAACACGGCGAGTTTGCCGTGCGCGGGGCGTTGATCGACCTGTTCCCGATGGGCAGCAAATTGCCGTACCGCATCGACCTGTTCGATGACGAAATCGAAACGCTGCGCACCTTCGACCCGGACAACCAACGCTCCATTGATAAAGTGGACTCGATCAAGCTGCTGCCGGCGCGGGAATTCCCGCTGCAAAAAGACGCGGTCACGCGCTTCAAGGCACGCTTTCGTGAACGCTTCGACGTGGACTTCCGCCGCTGCCCGATCTTCCAGGACTTGAGCAGCGGGATTACACCGGCCGGTATCGAGTACTACCTGCCGCTGTTCTTTGACGAAACCTCCACCCTGTTCGATTACCTGCCCCAGGACACCCAAGTGTTCTCGCTGCCGGGCATCGAGCAGGCAGCGGAAAACTTCTGGAACGACGTGCGCAGTCGCTATGAAGAGCGCCGCGTCGATCCGTCGCGTCCTTTATTGCCGCCCGCCGAGCTGTTCCTGCCGGTGGAAGACTGCTTCGCCCGCCTGAAAAACTGGCCGCGCGTGGTTGCCAGCCAACAGGACGTGGACGCCGGCAGCGGCCGCGAGCGCTTCCCGGCGGGCACACTGCCGGATCTGGCGATCCAGGCCAAAGCCACGCAACCGCTGGAGGCGCTGTCCAACTTCCTCGGTGATTTCCCCGGCCGCGTGCTGTTTACCGCCGAATCCGCCGGCCGTCGCGAAGTGCTGCTGGAATTGCTCGAACGCCTGAAGCTGCGCCCGAAAACCGTCGACAGCTGGCCGGATTTCGTCGCGAGCAAAGAGCGCCTGGCGATCACCATCGCGCCGCTGGATGAAGGTTTGTTGCTGGACGACCCGGCCCTGGCGCTGATCGCCGAAAGCCCGCTGTTCGGCCAACGCGTGATGCAGCGCCGTCGCCGTGAAAAACGCGCGGACGCCAACAACGACGCGGTCATCAAAAACCTGACCGAGCTGCGCGAAGGCGCGCCGGTGGTGCATATCGACCACGGCGTGGGCCGCTACCTGGGCCTGCAGACCCTGGAGATCGACAACCAGGCCGCCGAATTCCTCACCATGGAATACGCCGAAGGCGCCAAGCTCTATGTGCCGGTAGCCAGCCTGCACTTGATCGCCCGCTACACCGGCAGCGACGATGCCCTGGCGCCGTTGCACCGCCTGGGCTCCGAGACCTGGCAGAAAGCCAAGCGCAAAGCCGCCGAACAAGTGCGCGATGTGGCTGCCGAATTGCTCGACATCTATGCACGCCGTGCGGCGCGCGAAGGTTACGCCTTCGCCGACCCGAAGGCCGACTACGCCACCTTCAGCGCCGGCTTCGCCTTCGAAGAAACCCCGGACCAGCAAACCACCATCGAAGCGGTGCGCGCCGACATGCTCGCGCCCAAGCCGATGGACCGTCTGGTGTGTGGCGACGTGGGCTTCGGCAAGACCGAAGTGGCCATGCGCGCCGCCTTTATTGCGGTGCACGGCGGCAAGCAGGTGGCGATTCTGGTGCCGACCACCCTGCTCGCCCAGCAGCACTACAACAGCTTCCGCGACCGCTTTGCCGATTGGCCGGTGAGCGTCGAAGTGATGAGCCGCTTCAAGTCCGCCAAGGAAGTGAATGCCGCCGTCGCCGATTTAGCTGAAGGCAAGATCGACATCGTGATCGGCACGCACAAGCTGCTGTCTGACGACGTGAAGATCAAAAACCTGGGCCTGGTGATCATCGACGAAGAGCACCGCTTTGGTGTGCGTCAGAAAGAACAACTGAAGAACCTGCGCAGCGAAGTCGACATCCTCACCCTCACCGCCACGCCGATTCCGCGCACGCTGAATATGGCCGTGTCGGGCATGCGCGACCTGTCGATCATTGCCACGCCGCCCGCCCGTCGCTTGTCGGTGCGCACGTTCGTGATGGAGCAGAACAAAAGCACGGTCAAGGAAGCGCTGCTGCGGGAATTGCTGCGCGGCGGGCAGGTGTACTACCTGCACAACGACGTGAAGACCATCGAGAAGTGCGCCGCCGACCTCGCCGAGCTGGTGCCGGAAGCACGCATCGCCATCGGCCACGGGCAGATGCGCGAACGCGACCTCGAACAGGTGATGAGCGATTTCTACCACAAGCGCTTCAACGTGCTGATCGCCTCGACCATCATCGAGACCGGCATCGACGTGCCGAGCGCCAACACCATCATCATCGAGCGTGCCGACAAGTTCGGCCTGGCGCAGCTGCATCAACTGCGTGGCCGCGTCGGGCGTAGCCACCACCAAGCGTATGCCTATTTGCTGACGCCACCGCGCCAGCAAATTACCGGCGATGCCGAAAAGCGTTTGGAAGCCATCGCCAACACCCAGGACCTCGGTGCCGGGTTTGTACTGGCCACCAACGACCTGGAAATCCGTGGCGCAGGCGAACTGTTGGGCGACGGCCAGAGCGGGCAGATCCAGGCCGTGGGCTTCACCCTTTATATGGAGATGCTCGAGCGCGCGGTGAAAGCCATCCGTAAAGGCGAGCAACCGAACCTCGATCAACCCTTGGGCGGCGGCCCGGAAATCAACCTGCGCTTGCCCGCGTTGATTCCGGAAGACTACCTCCCGGACGTACACGCGCGGCTGATCCTGTACAAGCGCATCGCTTCGGCCACCGACGAAGACGGTCTCAAGGACCTGCAAGTAGAGATGATCGACCGCTTCGGCCTGTTGCCCGAGCCGACCAAGAACCTGGTGCGCCTGACCCTGCTCAAATTGCAGGCCGAGCAGCTTGGCATCAAGAAGGTCGATGCCGGGCCGCAAGGCGGGCGTATCGAGTTCGAAGCGCAAACGCCGGTGGACCCGCTGGTGTTGATCAAGCTGATTCAGGGCCAGCCCAACCGCTACAAGTTCGAAGGGGCTACGCTGTTCAAGTTCATGGTGCCGATGGAACGCGCCGAAGAACGCTTTAATACATTAGAGGCGCTGTTTGAGCGCCTCATCCCGAAATCTGCTTGA
- a CDS encoding glyceraldehyde-3-phosphate dehydrogenase, translating into MWKVPVTQKPDQCLGEWIDREALAEAMIPLIGQLYRNNNVVSSIYGRSLINQSVIAILKAHRFARHRSADDSELSVHETFPLLKAMSELKLGAASVDLGKLAYKFRKEGAGRSAEQFVREEMADVVGQQNAAARKGTDVVLYGFGRIGRLLARILIEKTGGGDGLRLRAIVVRKGAENDLTKRASLLRRDSVHGPFNGTIVIDEENNTITANGNLIQVIYAKNPAEVDYTQYGIKDALLVDNTGVWRDAEGLGQHLACPGIDRVVLTAPGKGKLKNIVHGINHGEITADDKIVSAASCTTNAIVPVLKAVNDKFGIVNGHVETVHSYTNDQNLIDNFHKGDRRGRSAALNMVITETGAATAAAKALPELAGKLTGNAIRVPTPNVSMAILNLNLEKAATREEMNEYLRYMALHSDLHKQIDFVNSQEVVSTDFVGSRHAGVVDAEATITQDNRVVLYVWYDNEFGYSCQVVRVMEDMAGVNPPAFPR; encoded by the coding sequence ATGTGGAAGGTTCCCGTGACTCAGAAGCCCGACCAGTGTCTTGGTGAATGGATCGACCGTGAAGCGCTCGCTGAAGCGATGATTCCGCTTATCGGTCAGCTGTACCGCAATAACAATGTGGTGAGCTCGATCTATGGCCGCAGCCTGATCAACCAGTCAGTCATCGCGATTCTCAAAGCGCATCGCTTTGCTCGCCATCGTTCTGCCGACGACAGCGAACTCTCCGTCCACGAAACATTCCCTCTGCTTAAAGCCATGAGCGAGCTCAAGCTCGGCGCGGCCTCGGTAGACCTGGGCAAGCTGGCTTACAAATTCCGCAAAGAAGGTGCTGGCCGCAGCGCCGAGCAGTTCGTGCGTGAAGAAATGGCCGATGTGGTTGGCCAGCAAAACGCTGCTGCCCGCAAAGGCACTGATGTCGTGCTGTACGGTTTCGGTCGTATCGGCCGTCTGCTGGCGCGCATCCTGATCGAAAAAACCGGTGGCGGCGACGGCCTGCGTCTGCGTGCCATCGTGGTACGTAAAGGCGCCGAGAACGACCTGACCAAGCGCGCCAGCCTGCTGCGTCGCGACTCGGTACACGGTCCGTTCAACGGCACCATCGTCATCGACGAAGAAAACAACACCATCACCGCCAACGGTAACCTGATCCAGGTGATCTACGCGAAGAACCCGGCTGAGGTGGATTACACCCAGTACGGTATCAAGGACGCCCTGCTGGTGGACAACACCGGCGTATGGCGTGACGCCGAAGGCCTGGGCCAGCACCTGGCTTGCCCGGGTATCGATCGCGTTGTGCTGACTGCGCCTGGCAAAGGCAAGCTGAAGAACATCGTTCACGGCATCAACCACGGTGAAATCACCGCCGACGACAAGATCGTGTCCGCTGCTTCCTGCACCACCAACGCCATCGTGCCGGTGTTGAAGGCTGTGAATGACAAGTTCGGTATCGTTAACGGTCACGTTGAAACGGTTCACTCGTACACCAACGACCAGAACCTGATCGACAACTTCCACAAAGGCGATCGCCGTGGCCGTAGCGCCGCGCTGAACATGGTTATCACCGAGACCGGTGCTGCCACCGCTGCTGCCAAGGCCCTGCCTGAGCTGGCCGGCAAGCTGACCGGTAACGCGATCCGCGTTCCGACGCCAAACGTGTCGATGGCCATTCTCAACCTGAACCTTGAGAAAGCCGCCACCCGTGAAGAGATGAACGAGTACCTGCGCTACATGGCGCTGCACTCCGACCTGCATAAGCAGATCGACTTCGTTAATTCGCAGGAAGTGGTCTCCACCGACTTCGTTGGCTCGCGCCACGCCGGTGTGGTGGACGCTGAGGCGACCATCACCCAGGACAACCGCGTTGTACTGTACGTCTGGTACGACAACGAGTTCGGCTACAGCTGCCAGGTGGTTCGTGTGATGGAAGACATGGCCGGGGTTAACCCGCCTGCGTTCCCGCGCTAA
- a CDS encoding MFS transporter: MSTTTGKGKAIFRVVSGNFLEMFDFMVYGFYATAIAKTFFPSDSAFASLMLSLATFGAGFLMRPLGAIFLGAYIDRHGRKKGLVITLALMAAGTVLIACVPGYATLGVAAPLIVLFGRLLQGFSAGVELGGVSVYLAEIATPGRKGFFVSWQSASQQAAVVFAGLLGVGLNHWLSPEEMGDWGWRVPFLIGCLIVPVIFVIRRSLEETPEFQARKHRPTLQEIVRSIGQNFGIVIAGMALVVMTTVSFYLITAYTPTFGKAELHLSDFDALLVTVCVGISNFIWLPVMGAVSDKIGRKPLLLGATILAILTAYPALSWLVVNPSFNHLLIVLLWLSFLYGSYNGAMVVALTEIMPVEVRTTGFSLAYSLATATFGGFTPAACTYLIHVLDNKAAPGIWLSGAAVLGLIATLILFKGNRHELRTAQASVVGGA; the protein is encoded by the coding sequence ATGTCCACTACAACGGGCAAAGGCAAAGCGATTTTTCGCGTTGTCAGCGGCAACTTCCTAGAGATGTTCGACTTCATGGTCTATGGCTTCTATGCCACGGCCATCGCCAAAACCTTCTTCCCCAGCGACAGCGCCTTTGCCTCGCTGATGCTGTCCCTGGCGACCTTCGGCGCCGGGTTCCTGATGCGGCCCCTGGGCGCAATCTTCCTCGGTGCCTACATCGACCGCCACGGCCGCAAGAAAGGCCTGGTCATCACCTTGGCCTTGATGGCCGCCGGCACCGTCCTCATCGCCTGCGTACCCGGCTATGCCACCTTGGGTGTGGCCGCGCCGCTGATCGTGCTGTTCGGTCGACTGCTCCAGGGTTTCTCGGCAGGCGTCGAGTTGGGCGGCGTGTCGGTGTACCTGGCGGAAATCGCCACACCGGGCCGCAAGGGCTTCTTCGTCAGTTGGCAGTCCGCCAGCCAGCAAGCCGCCGTGGTGTTCGCCGGTTTGCTCGGCGTGGGCCTGAACCACTGGCTAAGCCCCGAAGAAATGGGTGACTGGGGCTGGCGCGTGCCGTTCCTGATCGGCTGCCTGATCGTGCCGGTGATTTTCGTGATTCGTCGCTCGCTGGAAGAAACGCCTGAGTTCCAGGCGCGCAAACACCGCCCTACCCTGCAGGAAATCGTCCGCTCTATCGGTCAGAACTTTGGCATCGTCATCGCCGGTATGGCCCTGGTAGTGATGACCACTGTGTCGTTCTATCTGATCACCGCCTACACCCCGACCTTCGGCAAGGCCGAATTGCACCTCTCGGATTTCGATGCGTTGCTGGTGACGGTGTGCGTGGGCATTTCCAACTTCATCTGGCTGCCGGTGATGGGCGCGGTGTCGGACAAGATCGGGCGCAAGCCGCTGCTACTGGGTGCGACGATTCTGGCGATCCTCACGGCTTACCCGGCGCTGTCCTGGCTGGTGGTCAACCCGAGCTTTAACCACCTGCTGATTGTGTTGTTGTGGTTGTCGTTCCTGTACGGCTCGTACAACGGTGCGATGGTCGTGGCGCTGACCGAGATCATGCCGGTGGAAGTTCGCACAACCGGCTTCTCCCTGGCCTACAGCTTGGCAACCGCAACGTTCGGTGGCTTCACGCCGGCGGCCTGCACCTATCTGATCCATGTGCTGGACAACAAGGCGGCACCGGGGATCTGGCTCAGTGGGGCAGCGGTGTTGGGGTTGATTGCCACACTGATCCTGTTCAAGGGCAATCGGCATGAACTGCGCACGGCGCAGGCTTCCGTAGTCGGCGGCGCTTGA
- a CDS encoding chalcone isomerase family protein, whose protein sequence is MRHVVFCLMMIFSLAVQASEADRLRQAAFPAQSHELVLKNQAVLVYLWADVYAAALYTPADLRAKQAWDQQKDLRLVLFYFRDIDRNDVIKAANTALERQQSSATLARLKPELDQLHASFRNIRSGDRYALDFRPGRGLNLEINEQVVFSSRDDELAKAYLGIWLAQKGLSDSLRKSLLN, encoded by the coding sequence ATGCGGCATGTCGTTTTCTGTTTAATGATGATTTTTTCGCTTGCGGTGCAGGCCAGTGAGGCTGATCGGCTCAGGCAGGCCGCTTTCCCCGCGCAATCTCATGAACTGGTGCTGAAAAACCAGGCCGTGCTGGTCTATCTGTGGGCCGATGTGTACGCCGCAGCGCTCTACACCCCGGCTGACCTGCGCGCAAAACAGGCCTGGGACCAGCAAAAGGACCTGCGCCTGGTGCTGTTCTACTTTCGCGACATCGATCGTAATGATGTGATCAAGGCCGCCAACACGGCGCTGGAACGCCAGCAAAGCAGCGCCACCCTGGCCCGCTTGAAGCCTGAACTGGACCAACTGCATGCCAGCTTTCGAAACATCCGCAGCGGTGATCGTTATGCCCTCGACTTTCGTCCTGGCCGTGGGTTGAACCTGGAGATCAACGAGCAGGTGGTGTTCAGCAGTCGCGATGATGAGTTGGCAAAAGCCTACCTTGGCATCTGGCTGGCGCAGAAAGGCCTGTCGGACAGCCTGCGCAAAAGCCTCCTCAACTGA